The Lolium rigidum isolate FL_2022 chromosome 1, APGP_CSIRO_Lrig_0.1, whole genome shotgun sequence region TCTGATGCCCTCAGCAATGTTGACCGTCTCCACAATCATGCGTGTAGTGAACTCGGGGCTTATTGTCTTCAGAAGATTCCTGTGGAGGAAAGCCTTCCGGGCCTGGCAGAGATGGTAGTACGTCATGCGCAGGTGATCTGGGAGTACTAGCAAACCGTTGCCGATGATGATCTTGAAATCCACAAAGCTTTTCACCGAAGCGAAATCATCAATGTCTGAACATGGAAATCGGACGCCGCCATCTACTGCCTCCTTCGAATTGGCATGTTTGTTGGAACTTTCCTTTTGTTTCTCTGCATTAGAGAACACGGCGCGTGAttcaatttttttggtaacattgCAAAATGAGCATGCATGATAATGCGTTCAACTCACTGTTATCCATAGATGTGTCCAGACTCAGGAGACCGAGGGCTCCATCAGTAGCGATGAACTCATTCTCCCTCAGTATGTACACCTGCAAACAGGAGTTAATAGCTAATCAAATCACTATAAAATATTATGGAGGAATGGTTAGTACTTCTACTGTGCATTCCATTTTTTTTAAATGAATGGACGATTGAGGAACTCACCTTAAATGTTGTCTGTCTCACTAGTTGGAAGACCACGGCGTCGTCGATCTTAAGATGTTTCTGTTTCACAAATTCCTTCCATCCACCGCTAAGTCCGGTTTTGTAAGCTATGTAATTTGTTTCATAAGTCTTCCGTTCCTCATCTTCTAATTCAATTCTATGATCATGGTTTAGCAGATGGTCTCTGCAAAAACTAGCTGGCATGCCCTGCGAGAGGAACGCAAAAGTCAAACGACGAGGGGGCAATCAAATCTTCTATTAGAGAAAGGAAAAGTAAACCTCATAAGAATAAAAAACGATTCTTCGGCACTGGACAAACATTCAAACACCCAGTAAATCTAGACTTACCAGCCAAAACCCCTTAACAACTTGTGAGTGCTTCATAACCTTGATAAAGCTTGGGCCTTCCGCTGGCAATTTCTTCTCTAGCTCCACAGCTCTTTTCAGAGCAGTGCCATTAATACTATAATTGTTTGAAGATTCATTCAGGTACATCCGGCAGACAAAATTGTCAAGTTTTAAATGCAATCTACTAAAGAAAACAACCAAAAAGTTGAAGTACCGTGCATTTTTCTTAGGGCCATCGCCATCAGATACCTGTGAAGCTTGTTCATGGTTAGTCTAGTCTAATGTGAGAGATTATGATTCAGACAGCCATCCACATTGCAGAGAGTAACATATACCTTGGTCTTTTTACACTCGATTACAGTCGCGTATATTTTGTTTTACAGAAACATTGGTGCCATGTATTGAACAATTATTTTTTCAATTTGAAATTATTTTATGATTCCACTTTGGACCTTACCTCTAGATGAAAATTATCATCCTTATCTTCCTTGCCCTCACTAGTACTGCTGCTGTCCAAGAGAGGTTTGTATTTCATCTTTCTCTTGATAGATTTGGAAGGCCTGTTTGTATTCCTCTGTAACATAACCaatcaaagaagagcaactttctgTTAGTCCATTTCACCAATAAAAAAAATCGACTCAACCATTCACAATGCAAAGTGTGACATAGATCGAGCTTTGAATAACAAAACATGTTTTGACCGAAGAAATTTTAAATTATTTCAGGTAAGGTATTACCATCGGCGTCGGTGGCTCAAAATCATTATCATTGGCACCGTTACTAAAGGTTCTGCTATGACAGTTGCTGTCAAATAACACCGGCTTCTGCTCTGTTTTGTTCTTTACAAACGTGGAACCTTCTGGCCTCCCTCTTTTCCTCTGAAAATAAAGAACCAACAAAAGCAGAGGAACGAATTCAACATTTGTTTgtatattcctttcaagataaaaCAATAATCTGAATAATGATTTTTTATGAGCAAAATCTCTGAAGCATATGAGTTAAATTTTCCCCCTTGAACACGTATCAAACACAGATCTTTTATAATAGAAGAAGTAAACCAAGAAGGTGCACAACTTGCACgacggaaaaaaaaaactaaaatgtaAAAATACATGAGAAACCTATACAAAATTGcagataaaaagaaaagaaatccagAACAAGGAAGAAAAGCTAGtataggtttaaaatagcgtgctaaatgaaatagcgtcggcctccttcaaacgctatggacgctatatcgtgctaattgcgtgctatattttaaatagcgttttgaaaaaatatcaaatatagtctaaaaataaaAGATTTCGCTAAAAAGGTTGGATATTTAGTGCAAAAATGACTGagtcatacatacataaccacatacaacaaatagatctccaatttttcagaaggctAATATCAGTATTCCACAAGgaaacaacatagtataaattctttattaagaatcatcagcattagcgatattaagttctaatctagaagaggaaccaacatattgcagttcatcaccacgaaaaagtgaaagcaacttagattgaaaaaatagcgcgctaacgctatgaagttttaacacgatatatcatgctatttcacaaatagcgctatagcgagcaaaattactaaaatttagcgtagaccctccaaatatgctattacgtgatattagcggagaaatagcgcgctattttaaacctgaCCAACCACAGGAAGCATGATGAGTACATAACTAAAAAAAATTGGAAGCTCTGTTTCTTTGTTCTAACTTTCCTGATAACTAAGACATGTTCATATCACCCACAAATACAAATACTGAATTAGGAGTGTGACTTGCTTTATAAGTTTTAACTAGGCCTGGGCTATTTTTCTTTGTGCTAGTTTTCTTTGCACCAGGTTTAATAAGAGAGCCTGGAAGCTTTCCTTGCCCATTCCGCACACTCTCTGGCCTCATGGTCTGCCATAGGAGGTTAGATCAATCAGCTGTATGCTTGTACTTTATGAACAATTACAATCGAGATGGAAAGAAAAACAACGAAGAACTATTGAGACAGTACAAAGACATTATTCGTTTCGTAAAAAGTCTGAATGGGGCCACTCATGCTCTTATTAATGTATATACAAGAAAGAGAAATAAATCAGCAGAAAACTTACTCTTATAGGACCATAGCCGACATCACCATATGGATTATCCAGTGCCACAAACTGTTTACCAGCAACGCTATCGAGCTCCTCGTCCTGCCATAACCAAAAAAAATTGCATCAGGAGAAATTTGAATTGAGTAAAAGACCAAAAATAAACCAATATATAGCCTCATTTTCTAAAAAATTATAAGTATAGCCTAATATCATGGAGAATGCATGCAGTCATTGTGTCTATTGGTCGATTCATTGCTGATGAGCAGTTGAGCACTACGGGAAAAAAATATTAAACATATAATATTTAGTTTGTCAGGCAGTTCCACACAGTACACACGATTGACGATTTAGAAACAAAGTAGAAAAGGTTAATGTAATTTCTGTCACAGCAGACAAGACAAGTACTCTGAATTGGCTAAATAAAAACCTCAGTCAAGACTTCCAATAAAACGACAACACATGCTGATACCTATCTATCTGAAGCGACGAGTTAATTAAGATATTCTATGCTTGTACCAACCGAAAACTATACGATAAAGATTGTTTTGTATTTCTATTCGAGTATGATATATGTGAGGGCATGCATTTGATACTCAGTACTAGCTCTAGAAAGCAGAAGTGTTCTGTAAATCAGAAGCAGTAATATGAAATGAGATGGTTCCATGGAGGTCCTTACACTCGGATAATAATCACTATCGAGATCAACATGCCTACTGCTGCTCTGTTGCTGCATCTCctggcccttcttggtcttggcaGACTGTGAAACACTTGCCGGTGTCTCTGCCTTcctctgaaaattaattaagcagCCATGGCAGAGAAATTGTTATGCTAGTAGTAGACATTAATCAACCAGTAATTGTATTTCTAAATCTCATCTAGTATAGCAATAAGCAGTAGTCGCCCTAGTCAGTTCATCGGAGACGAATTGCCCATGACCAAAAAACAGACACACCGATCGTGTCGCACAACCACAGAATGTCGACTGCAATACTTTCCAAGTAGCGTAAAAATAGGAAAAGAAAGTATATAACATGGAGAAGTTTCAGAAAACATCAAATGTTGTACCAACAGGAGAAGAATAATAAATAAACAGATACGATAACCGAAGTCCAGCACGAGTCATTGTGTATTTCTACTAGTTCATTCATTACTAATGAGTACTACAAGAAAAAGCATAAGCACATAGTTTGTACTTTGTCGGGCAGTTCCACATGGTACACCATGATTGAAGATTTAGAAATTCACAATTGTGTCTGTTTTACAGAGTATCAAATACATGTTCCCTGGGAGATTCAGAAATTCAGAAGTAGTTCTGAAAAGCAGAAGTGCCTGAAATGCAGCAATGTGAGATGAGATGGTTCCCTGGGAGGTTCTCACCATCGGTTTAAAACAGCCATCGCCATGGACGTGTCTACTGCCGTTGTCAAGTAAGGTGAGCCCTTGATGCAGCAATGCCATCTTCTGCTTCCCCATCTTGCTGTTGGCAGACCATGATTCACATTCACTTGCCGGCGCCTCTCTTTTCCTCTGGAAATTAAATAAGGCGCCAAGGCAGAGTAATTGTCATGCAGAGTAAATATTGATCGACCAATAATTTTACTACTAGTACTAAATCTCATCTGGTTCAGCAATAAGTAGCAGCGACAACAGATTGAACGGATCCGAGAATCAACGTCCAAGGCGAGTCAAAACAATGGGGATTGTTTTCCTTTTCTATGTGCAAGAATCACCTTGTTCAATACTACTACTAGCATATATAAATCGACTAGAGATATCAGGAGAATCTGCGCGAAATACATTCTAGGAGTAATAGAAACACGAAGACAAATCGTTCCCTTGATTGGAAAATAAAATAACCGCACGAATGTATACTATGTACTCCTATGTATCAAGAAAAGTAGATGTGTGTATGTAGAGAGGCATGCGAGCTGGGTGTTGgtagagaaagagagagaaggaACTAGCCTTGATTATGAGCTCGTCGGTCGCCATGGCTGCTGGCTGCACCCCTCAGGAGCTCCGATGTTTCGTGATGTGAGACGGACGGGATGGAGTCGGAGGTGGAAGGGGTATACAGCAGCGGTAACAACAGTGCTAGTATATAAACGGAACGGAACAGGATCCGACCGTTCGGTGATTGACGATATCGACGGGATTTTGCTGGCTCTTCCCATATGAGCACGCACGCATGCCACTTCCAGCACGTATCCACGCGCACTCGCCGCCACTTCCGGCACTTATACCGATCGATCCTCATCTCGTCGATCCTCGGCAGAATAGGCAACACTGCTGTCTGGCAGCAAGTCCGCGACACAAATTCCTATACATCGCTGTAGGATATTGCGCACGAGAGATCAGAGCGAAGCAACAACCATTCATCAAGAGAAGAAAATGATCCTAAATATACTTTGCATAAGTTCTTACAATATACTTATTTACGGATTTTTCTTGTAACACATGCGTAGTTTACAATTGGAATAATTTCAATAAATAGGCAAAGAATACATTTAAATTATCAAAACATTATATATTTTTTCgacaaagggaatatattaatattgcgaagatatcaattacactcagcctctacaacaacgcagTGCCCTAATGATAACACGGATACACATAGGCAAAAAagagaattacaaaaaaaaaaaaacttgctacATAGATCTATTCTTTGTAACAATGCACAAGCGCTGTCGTCACCCTGATTATggatcataggttttcaccctagAGAAATTTCACGCTCgcaaaaacaatgtcttcaacaagactattgctagacacaaccaattaagggtaGACCTTGGGTTTCTATCCTGAAGCTTAGTCTCTGAATTTCTCTTCTATTGTCACCCCACTTGCCGATGCCGATGCTCCAAGTCACGAATCTCCAAGCCAATCCATCATCGCCACCAGGACCCAAACCACCATTGCTAGTCCTCGGATCTCAGCTTCCATGTCATTCTCTGCCACTAACTTCACCATAAAACTAAAGACATGTCCCACGATGGAAACATGCAGGAGCTTCGCATCGCTCTCTCTGAAACAATACGGTCAGAATAAACAAGGTTACGTGAGACCGAATCACATCCGTTCCGGCAATCTCCAGGCATGAGTCGCTCAATGGAGTTCGCTAGCGGAGCCTTTCGGAACACGATACTTTGACCGAATCAATGAAGACATGCATGAAGAAGATCTTCGTCTTGGCTTGAGAGGAACCCTAGACCTCCACCTTTATTGAAGCCgagccagcagcccccacgccaccaGCCGACAACCAAGATCCATTGCTCCCGAGTGTAATAACGAGACAAACAAAGACGATACCTTTGACAAGGTAACGATGCCAAGCGATGCCTCCATCGTCCACCAAGACCAAGGCCAAGGCACGATTTTCACCGGTTGCCACATCCCACCAAACTCAACGTCAGATAGATTGACACTGTCGACGATCAGTGTGGGATCCCAAGATCCCCCACACCAGTTCCCAACGTGGTCGGCCACCTACAGAGGAAGAAGTCGCTGCAGCCATGTCCTGCGCCGTCGTCCTGATGCCCAGATGATGCGAGTGCTGCAGTCCGTCATTGCCTCCAGCCTCCGCATCGTGCATCATAGTGGTTGCAGGAGTGCGGATGGAGCCGCCTCGCACCCCTATCCACTACCAGCGGGGCGTCCCGCCACCGCCACGCCGCGCAGCCTTAGGCCAGCAACGCCTACAGTGGAGGCGGAGGGAGGAGATGAGGGTCGGGAGGAGCCTAGAGTGGTATACGGCGGGATCCCCGGGAGGCATTATATATGTTAAAAAAACACAATTTTGTTCTACAAGAACAATCATATGATCCTAGATCTCATAAATATTTTGGGACCTTCCTCATAATTTCAAAGATAATTTCATCATTATATATCTTAAGTAGCTAGATAGTTTTAGAAAAATTTCAATGTGaataatttaaaaaaataaaaaatacttaTTTTACAAACAAACATGCGAGCTAAAGTTGAAATAAATCTTATACCTTAAATCTGAATGAAATAATTGGTTATTTTGAATTTAGGTAGAGTATAAAAGTAATTATGAAGCTACTGAAATCCAATTGAAGATAATAATTAGTacagtttttttatttttttactcctAGTTTTTACTAGCATTTTCTTGTGACGTAATAGAGCATCTTATTATTTTCTCTCCTTTAATTTTGTCATGTTCAATCCAGTACACGGTCTGTGGTATTCATCCACTTTTTCACATATGCTAATAAATTGGTGATTTCTTAATCACTTATTTTATTTCTTCTAACAAATTTTTTTAATCAACTTAGCATTTTGCATTTTCTTTTCACTTCTAGCAGTGTTGCTATTCTAATACATGCCCACAAACTGGACAGTGCATTTTACTGTGGATACACCCAACATACAAAGCCACAATTTATGACATCCTAGCAACTTTTAACTATAGCTGAGTGATAATATGTTCTAACAACCCATTACATTAAGCAAATCACCCTAAAAATGCATTGCATATTTTTTGAAGTCCTAGATAATTAATGGAAATACAGCGCATTACCTATAGTGTGTTGTGATAGGCATATAAGTATAACCGCCGCTTATGTTCTCCCTTTGAAAGCAATGACATCCTCCAACACGTGCAGGGGTGGATCTAGTATCCCTCCAGTGGAGGCAGCCGCCCAGGCTTGCCTGTGGCGCACCTGTTTACGTTTGTGACTTTTGTAGTGATTTTGTCCCAAAAGGGACATTCTAAGCATATTTTTCCAAGTGTTCTGATCCAACAGTGAACACATGCTTCTCGAAACGACAAAGCACGACTGAATCAAAGCAATCTGTGAAATTTTGGGTCGTCAATCGATTTAGAAGCATATCCATTTCAGGAACATCTACCAAAATAGCATCAAATCTGATTTTAATATATACACAATCTAAGATATCCTAAATTGGAATCCTCCTAAATCCTACACAAAAATGGAGAAGAAGAACTGACATCGCCTAGATAGGACTCGCTGGACGTCGTCCCAGCTCGGTATATTGGACGGAGGTGGCAACACAAAGACATCGGCGGTGGATTTTTACAAAGCTACTGAGGACAAGGTACATAGATGTTGCCGAACTATTGGCGCATCGAAATGAGGGTGACGATGGTGATTTGGCGAGCGATTCGTGGGGTGGGAGAAGAGACGAGTGCACCGGAGTGTTGAGCTAGGGCACGTGGAATGGTTGGGATGTTGCCGTGCACGTTGTAGCCACTCTCAAGCCAATCTCAAGGCCGGCTGCGGTGACACAGCAAGCGTGCGAAGCAACCCTGttttaaatagaaaaaaaaacaggGTTGCTTCGCACGCTTGCTGTGTCACCGCAGCCGGCCTTGAGATTGGCTTGAGAGTGGCTAGAGGGTTGATTGTGCGAAGCAACCCTGTCTAGTTGCAAAACTAGCTCCGCCACCACTACTAAAAATCCCCTTATTTCCGATGGTGAAATATTATACTTGACGGCCCATCGTCTAATACTCTAATAACATACAGTCTCATATGCACACAATCAATCATGCAGCTAAGGCATGTCTATTTTCTTCCACAGCTCCTTCATCTCCTTGCACTTGAGGAACATATGAGCTCTGTCTTCGTCTGGTCTTTTGCAGCATACACACCTAGTGTCACATTTCATGCCTCGTTCCTTGATACTCGTCATCAGCATCAAACTATTATGTGTCAGTCTCCAAACAAACTGTTTTGAGCAGGCAAGGTAGATCCCATATTTTCTTCCAATGTAACCTCTCATCTGGCTGTTCTGATGATGAAATCATATCCGCGTCTTTTCTCTTGACATAGATTATGTAGGCTAACTTGAccaaaaaaaatcccttttgtatCAAAGTGCCAAGCAGGGAAGTCTTCAAAATCATCACGGATTGGTGTGCCTAAAATGATTTCGGCATTCATTTCCCAAAATGTTTCACGAACCAGTACATCGTCATGTAATAGGGTTTATAACTCACTCACCTTTGTCAATAGGCATTGTCTCTTCAGTGTGATTGGTGTCTGACATCCATCTCTCGCCACACGGATTAGTACATATATTGACATTTGTTCTATCTCCAATTCGCCAGATCAAACCTTCTTTCAAGAGTGTAACACCCTTTAATATGCTCCTCCATAAATACGATATGACAGGTTGGGCTACAGCCTCCAAAATAGATGTATTTGGGTAGTATTTCGCCTTAAGCACACATGCACACAAAGAATCGGGTGTGGTGAGCATTCTCCACCCTTGTCGTGCAAGCATAGCAAGATTGAAACCATAAGGGTCCGGAAATCCCAAACCTCCTTCAGTCTTTGGTTTTGTGAGTGTTTCCCAGCGGAGCCGGTGTACCTTATTTTCTTTGTCATGTTGCGCCCACCAGATCATCATACTCATCTCTTCACACAAAGTTTTTGTCAAGTCAAAGCATGACATTGAAAATGTGGGAATTGCTTGGGCACATGCTTTAATTAAAATATTTTTCCCCATCTTGGACAACATTCTCTCCTTCCACCCTTGGATTCTTTTCCAAATCCTATCCTTCAAATACTCAAAAGTTAAAAGTTTTTTCCTTGATCTTCCAACATACACTAGTAAACCAAGATATTTTTCGGTCTTTGCTTCGGCTTGTATCCCCAACTTGGCTAGCACCTAATGTCGTTGTGCATTCCTTGTGTTATCACTAAACATCACCAAAGATTTGTCAAAGTTTACCGTTTGACCCGAGCACACCTCGTATAGTTATAGCACATGTTGCAGGGACTTGGCATTTTCACGGTTAGCTTTGATGAGTACCAGTGAGTCGTTTGCAAACAAGAGATGGTTAAGACTTGGGGCACCTTGAAAAATATGGTTACCTTCCAACACTCTTATTTAGCAAAGATGAGAAACCTTCAATGCATAAAAGGAAAAGGTATGACGATAGTGGCCCCTCTTGACATAGGCCCTTTTGTGGAAGAAATGTATCTTTTAGTGATCCATTCACACGCACTTGGTAGCTCATCGTGGATACGCACAACATGGCACTCCTAATCCACCTCTCTGCAAAACCCGACTTCCTCATCATATTATCCACAAAGGACCACTCCACAAGATCATAGGCCTTACTCATATCTGGCTTTACTGCAACATATATTCCCAAACCTTTTTTCATCGACTTCATAAGGCGTGTGCATTCATACGCCAATAAAATATTGTGTCTTCCCGGGACAAAGGCACTCTGGTTCAGAGATATAATACGAGGCCGGATCAGCTTGAGCCAGTTTGCAAGTATCTTGGAGACCAACTTATACGCCACATTAGATAGACTAATAGGCCTTAAATCCTTCATACACTCtggttttgttgtttttggaaaataagaacAATGCACTCTGGTTTTGTTGGGATGGCTCTGCTTTGGAGGAGAGCCTAGCGAGGCCTATGCAGACAGAAGACAGCCCACCGTGAGGGaagaagacaaaaaaaaaggaCACATATTACCTATCGGCCCATGGCAAGTCTTCTCAGCCCGGTTGATCGCAGAATGCGTAACTCGCCTGTGAAGTAGTctattctccaaaaaaaaaaaaaagtagtctAAGAGCAAGCCTACGAGCCTCCGGCCGCAGGTCCATGGCGGCATCCCCTCGCGCTGCGCAGTCCGCTTCCGAAGCACCATCGTCGAGAACGACGCCTTCCATGCCCATGGCGGCATTGCCTCCCTCCTCTGCCTCCATAGCTTTCATTCTGGTCGAGGGCCTAACATCACCACCACCAGTCGCCGCTccacctcccccgccgccgccgccagcgttAGCAGCGAATCTGGCTCCGCCGCCACGCTCCCGTCTGCACCCGCCGCTCCTTGCCTCTGCGACACGGGGGTGGGGGCACCCCCACCTCGGCTGGCGCCGACCACAGAATCGATTGATGGCCGGCGGCGAGCTTGAATAGTAATTTAGAAATTAATCAACTTCTTCAGGGTGTGGTAAGCATGTTTTATTCAAAATGTCATATATATCGCATCTGCATATTTGCGTTACCAGTTTCTTGATTTATGCGGTTATGCCTCTTTTCAGGGACAAAATAATGGGTTTTCCAATTATGGAAACATTTTGATCCCTCACAGTGGATCCATTTACTCATCAAGGTAACGATGGCCTCACTTTGTAACTTGAACGCTGGTATATGTATGGTCTATAACAACAAAGGGCCAATTTGCTCTCAAGCTCAAGATTTCTGTTGTCTCTCACCATCATTCACCCTTTGGCGCGAGACTGAAGGGACCTAGGCAGAATAAACTATAGAACCTTCCGCTCCTTATAAAATTGTATATTTTTCCTCAACTCAGCATCTGTTCAAGAAGCACATGTCTTTCCTATCGTCTCCTATTAATGTTTTACCTATGAATGCATAATATCGCTTGAAGCCTGGATATTATGGAGTAGggctgaacatttttcaaatgggCAAGGCCACCTAAAATTTCCAAGAAATATTTCTTATGTACTACTTAGATTTGGCTTCTAGGTAAAAAATTCAGTCATACAACATATTTTCTACAATCCTCAAatacttttttttattaaaacTTCAAGTGACCTAAATGTAGTAGCATGCCTTCTGTATTCTAGTTTCTAGCAAAATATAAAAGTGCGATTAGTAGCATTTGCAGAAAACATGACAGCAGGTGACAGTACTAATTTTGGAACAACTGAACTACTACTTTGATACTTTCATTCCTTTGGATCCAAATATCCAAAGGCAGTGTTGATGGCTTCTATATATACCCCACCCCCGTGACCTCTACTTGCATATATGCCCACCACTCCCATAACCCTGGAAGCAGAAAGCCAAGAATCCCAATGTATTCCCTTCACGTATATGCTATTCTCTTGTTTCTTTCTTCGCCTTTCAGCGCAGTGCTTCTCTGTGCATCTGACCATCTCCTCGTCCCTGGCAAGCCGCTCTCCCCCGGTAGCATTCTTGTCTCTGAAGATGGCATATTCGCCATGGGCTTCTTCTCCCCATCAAACTCCACCGAAAACCATTACTATGTAGGCATATGGTACAATAGCATCCCAGAGCGCACCGTGGTATGGGTCGCCAACCGTGCTGCACCGATCACCGATATTTCCTCCGCAAATCTTGCCATCACCAGCAACTCAAACCTTGTCCTGTCCAACAGTAATGGTCGTGTTTTCTGGAGCACGAACAACAGCAACAGCATCAATTCCTCCTTGGCAGAAGCCATGCTGGACAAGACCGGAAACTTCATCCTTCGCTCAGCCGCTGATAGCTCCATACTATGGCAGAGCTTCGACCACCCCACTGACACTCTTCTACCTGGCATGAATCTCAGGCTGAGCCACAAGATGCACCCACTGCAGCAGCTCGTATCTTGGAAAAGCCAACAAGACCCATCCCCTGGTGACTTCTCCTACAGTGGAGACCCCGACAACCTCCTGCAGAGCTTCACCTGGCATGGCTCAAGGCCACACCGACGGAGCCCAGTGTGGACAAACAACCTCTTTCGTATGGAGTACATGGACAGATTCAATTCTACTGTTTACATGTCACTACATCGTGCCGACGATGACGAGGTATACATGTCCTTCGGCATGCCCACTGGCTCCTTCGTTGCGCTCGTCAGGATGGAGATCGACTACTCGGGCAAGGTAAATATATTAAGCTGGGAGAGCAGCATGTCAGGATGGAAAATCCTCTACACGCAGCTTGAGCATGGGTGCAACACGTATGGCTACTGTGGTCCTTACGGTTACTGCGACAACACACAAATCGTCCCAGGTTGCAAGTGCCTTGATGGTTTTGAGCCGAGAGATAATAAAGGCTGGATCGCTGGAAGGTTCTCACTGGGATGCCGCCGGAAGGAGGTGCTAAGGTGTACTCATCAGGATGGTTTCCTGACCTTTCCGGGCATGAAGGTCCCTGCCAAGTTCCTCCATGTCCCACGCAGAAGCTTTGATGAGTGCACGGAGGAATGTAGGAGCAACTGCTCCTGTGTGGCATATGCTTACTCCAGCATGAGAAACATGGACATTGATGGAGATGACACGAGGTGCCTGGTATGGACGGGAGATTTGATCGACATGGAGAACTTCACCCAAGGAGGGGAGAACCTCTTTGTTCGGACTAACAGATTAAGAGGTACGATTCCCTTTGCCTGGTTGTTTATGTTAGTAGTAGATAGGTTCTAGTAAAGAGAAACCCGCTGAA contains the following coding sequences:
- the LOC124674862 gene encoding putative G-type lectin S-receptor-like serine/threonine-protein kinase At1g61610; its protein translation is MYSLHVYAILLFLSSPFSAVLLCASDHLLVPGKPLSPGSILVSEDGIFAMGFFSPSNSTENHYYVGIWYNSIPERTVVWVANRAAPITDISSANLAITSNSNLVLSNSNGRVFWSTNNSNSINSSLAEAMLDKTGNFILRSAADSSILWQSFDHPTDTLLPGMNLRLSHKMHPLQQLVSWKSQQDPSPGDFSYSGDPDNLLQSFTWHGSRPHRRSPVWTNNLFRMEYMDRFNSTVYMSLHRADDDEVYMSFGMPTGSFVALVRMEIDYSGKVNILSWESSMSGWKILYTQLEHGCNTYGYCGPYGYCDNTQIVPGCKCLDGFEPRDNKGWIAGRFSLGCRRKEVLRCTHQDGFLTFPGMKVPAKFLHVPRRSFDECTEECRSNCSCVAYAYSSMRNMDIDGDDTRCLVWTGDLIDMENFTQGGENLFVRTNRLRGNKRKVRTLEAVLPVISTLLILICIGLIWIFVFRGNQERRDIWRRLSFGDRSSFNEPADRNTEFPILSFREIAAATNHFSESSILGQGGFGNVYKGTLAKDGTEIAVKRLSVGSVQGLVEFKNEIASIAKLQHRNLVKLLGCCVHKDEKLLIYEYLPNRSLDAFIFNDARKSLLNWPTRFKIITGVARGLLYLHQDSRLMMIHRDLKASNVLLDCEMSPKISDFGTARIFGVNEKQEHTNRVVGTLGYMSPEYAMEGIISVKSDVYSFGVLLLEIVSGLKISTTGLTTRSRNLIDHAWSLWKDGNMLDLVDSSIAEGCSPHEALRCIHIGLLSVQDNPSARPDMPWVVSSLVNHAIALPQPKEPQCFGHRSNYGTDGVGESHEYGISVGNLMGR